A stretch of DNA from Montipora foliosa isolate CH-2021 chromosome 4, ASM3666993v2, whole genome shotgun sequence:
CTAATTCCCAAACCTGGGGAGTTCACCAGTGATAATCAACGACCGATCACTTGAATACCATGTACAAATGGTACACATCATGTCTACTTGTCCCCACTGACAAGCATCTTGACGATTACGATCTGATGGAGGGTACGCAAAGGGGTGCGCGTGCGGGATGTAGCGGTACAATGGACAATCTACTAATAGACCAAATGGTTACCCTAGATTGTCATCGAAAGAAGCGCAACCTGAGCATGGGATGGGTggatgtgaaaaaagcctatgaTTCTATCGACCATGGCTGGCTAGAGGAGGTGATGATAATCCACAGGTTTCCCACCTGGCTGTGCAGGACCATCAAGCATCTGTCAAGAAGCTGGAGCACTAGAATTGTAGTCACCACCAGAAATGGGAGACAGGCTTCCGAGATCATCAAATTTAGAAAGGGTCTACCCCAGGGCGACGCCCTCTGCCCCAGGCTCTTCACAGTCTGCCTGAACCCGATAGCCTGGAAGATAAGTGCATCTGAAGGGTACAGGCTATCTAAGCCCATCGGCACAACGGTCGCTGACCTGCTTTACATCGACGACTTGAAGATCTTCGCAGCGTCTGAATCCAAGCTAAGCAGCGTCATGAATTCGGTGAGGGCAGCAATGGAGGATGTGGGGCTCATATGGAATCCCAAGAAATGTGCCGTGGCCCACTTCAAGAGGGGGGTCCACGTTGCTGAGAGTACTGGCCTGCTGATGTCTAATGGGAATGTAAAGATACCAACGCTCGAAGATGGTCAGCAGTACACGTTCTTAGGTGTGCTCGAGAGTCTTAGGCAAGAAGAGAGGATAGTTTTGCGATGTGCTGCCAGAGAGTATTTGCGTAGGTTGTCTGTGATCTGGTGGAGCCCCCTCTCGGATTACCATCGCGTGATAGCATCCAATCAATTTGCTCTGCCAGCAATGTCTTACTTCATGTGGACACAGCACTGGCCAATAACAGAATTGAGACAGGTTGATAGAGATGCCCACAAAATCGTAACAGAGGGCGGAGGAAAGCATCCTTGTGGTACAACATCTCTGTTATACCTGCCCCGCGATAAGGGAGGGAGAGGCCTGCGTTCCGTTGAGACCGAGTACAAGGAGACGAAGGCTAAAGCCGCAGTCAAGTTGTATCAGAACAGAGATCCGGCCATGAAGATGGTGAGACAGTTTGAGGAGCAGGCGGAGAGTAAAGGATACCAGTCAATGACGAAGGAAGCGGGAAAGTATGCAGAAGAGTACGGCCTGCAGTCACAGCTTAATCATCCTGACCCAGTCTGTGTCACCGAGGAAGGGGAAGTTGTACCCGGGGATAAGCTGAAGACTCGTCTAAGAAAACTTCGAGAATCAAGAATGGAGGGGGTAGTTGAAGAACAAAAATGGCAGGGAAAATTGATAACAGCCAGAAAAAAAGACGGAGATCTTAACACCGAGCAATGCTTCTGGTGGCTCAGTGAATGGCGAACGTGcccaacacacaccatcgcaggtatgtttgaaatttatgaaCAGCTCTTACCAACAAGACTGTACGCCATCCACAAGACCCAGGCGAGTCCTACTAGTGATCCTACCTGCAGGCTGTGCTGTACAGCACCAGAGAGCATGGCTCATGTACTCTCTGCTTGTCCTGCGTTGGCCCAAACAAAGAACCTGGCAAGGCCTAACGCAGTTCTGAAGGTCCTGTTTTTTGACATCATAGAAGACCTGGGACTTATTGAAGCGTCGCCACCGTGGTATTCACCAACTAAGCCACAGCCGGTTTATGAGGGAGCGCATGCACAGGCATACTGGGACGTCCCAGTCTACGGAGAGTACCAAGATCTTAGGGCcaacagaattgatgcgaggATAGTAAACTACCAGGACAAGAAGGCTATAGCGATGGAAATGAGCTGCTCCTGGGTGAGCAATCGTCAAAAGAAAACATCAGAAAAGATGATGAAATATGCCCCACTCAGATGGGAGCTGAAGCAAAAGTACCCCGGGTACGAGTTTTCACAGTACAACATTATTGTGGACGTACTCGGGGGCTGGTCGACGTGGAGGTAGCGGTGAAGGAGCTAGTTGGGAGGCGTCACAGAGACGTCCTCAAGAAGATTCAGAGGACATGCCTATCCGTCACACTGAACATTGCACGTACTTTTAAGGTTTCGACACATTAGACATTATCTTACCCGTGCTTCGGTTTGTCTCCTGCTCTAGAACTTTGAATATTTAGCATATTTTAGCGAaaattagtttagtttattatatatatatacatatacatattttaaccttactttttaattgtatACTACCTTTTAACTCTAGTTTCACTTGCCGGAGCACAGGCCACGCCTTGGCGCCCTGTGTTCCTTTTAACTGTATAgcatacagatagtttttattgctaaataataataataataataataataataataataataataataataataataataataataataataataataataatagtttattgatatCCCTCCTGCAGCCTAAAGGctgatcaccaatttaacctatgTAAAAACgtattcaacctgagaacgaaTTTTACTGGCAACATAGACACTTTCATTTTCACGCCTACCACGATATTGGAATATTTATTTCATGGGATATACACAGAAGTCGAGAAGTCGAGATCCCTGGTTTTAATCTGTTTGTCAACCGTGTATGTTTAGATTGTGAGATAAGAGTTGAAAAGACCAGGAAATAAGACAGACAGGGAAGTACTTGAAGACATTCTTTCTTTGTAAGTGGTTCTCACCGGATCATCACATATCCATAAAATGGTCTTAgaagtctgcaaaaaaacttgTAGTACCTGGGCAAAACAAACTTTTCGGAGAAGAGAAGAGACTAAGCTTAACCCAATTAAGACCGCCAGGTCTTTGTACGTGGGAAAGATTGACAAAAGGTATGGTCGTCCTGCAAGTGCAGCAACCCTGCTTCCCTACTCTCATGCTCTTATCGATTGTTCAAATCTCGATGTCCGTGCCGTTaaagaaatttcgatttcacCAAAGGCTTAAAATAAGTGACCTTTTGTTACCTACTTGTGTTAAGCCGGCTTTACAGCGTAGGGTAAACATCCGTCCTCAAGCGTGCGTCTGATGCCTAATGCCAAAAAACGAAGTATTTGAAAGGTGCTTAGAGAATTTTATCGCATCTTTCCACGCAAAACACATAGGCGC
This window harbors:
- the LOC138000965 gene encoding uncharacterized protein, producing the protein MYKWYTSCLLVPTDKHLDDYDLMEGTQRGARAGCSGTMDNLLIDQMVTLDCHRKKRNLSMGWVDVKKAYDSIDHGWLEEVMIIHRFPTWLCRTIKHLSRSWSTRIVVTTRNGRQASEIIKFRKGLPQGDALCPRLFTVCLNPIAWKISASEGYRLSKPIGTTVADLLYIDDLKIFAASESKLSSVMNSVRAAMEDVGLIWNPKKCAVAHFKRGVHVAESTGLLMSNGNVKIPTLEDGQQYTFLGVLESLRQEERIVLRCAAREYLRRLSVIWWSPLSDYHRVIASNQFALPAMSYFMWTQHWPITELRQVDRDAHKIVTEGGGKHPCGTTSLLYLPRDKGGRGLRSVETEYKETKAKAAVKLYQNRDPAMKMVRQFEEQAESKGYQSMTKEAGKYAEEYGLQSQLNHPDPVCVTEEGEVVPGDKLKTRLRKLRESRMEGVVEEQKWQGKLITARKKDGDLNTEQCFWWLSEWRTCPTHTIAGMFEIYEQLLPTRLYAIHKTQASPTSDPTCRLCCTAPESMAHVLSACPALAQTKNLARPNAVLKVLFFDIIEDLGLIEASPPWYSPTKPQPVYEGAHAQAYWDVPVYGEYQDLRANRIDARIVNYQDKKAIAMEMSCSWVSNRQKKTSEKMMKYAPLRWELKQKYPGYEFSQYNIIVDVLGGWSTWR